The following proteins are co-located in the Microcystis wesenbergii NRERC-220 genome:
- a CDS encoding tRNA (guanine-N1)-methyltransferase — protein sequence MQEEKAIFNINNTFYRLESKIVRDLGVLAAAIAQKERGSLRVLEVMSGSGVRALRYWLESGADWLWVNDGNPEIKPTLAANLENLLQQKKGKITYKSAQEVLLECYLEKDHYDLVDIDAFGSPASLFSAIPLATKIGGLIYLTNTDGRTLTGHNLENSLADYGASARNHPAAHEQGLRLIIAGLQLESARLGLGITPIFSFFFGQSYRVMVRLTANRQLNSHNYGFLGYCHSCGEYQSVPWPKLGKIVCSGDGQPLTLTGPLWLGSLHDRFYLEKMADLAEQWQWKKVVKLLEIMREENDFPPYFYSFREIGRRGKLDLPKREDLIAALLKQGYRAAATHINPQAVKTNASLAQCIAILKG from the coding sequence ATGCAGGAAGAAAAAGCGATATTTAATATCAACAATACTTTCTATAGACTGGAGAGTAAAATCGTCCGAGATTTAGGAGTTTTAGCGGCGGCAATTGCCCAAAAAGAGCGGGGCAGTTTGCGCGTTTTAGAAGTAATGAGCGGCTCTGGTGTGCGAGCGCTCAGGTATTGGTTAGAAAGTGGTGCGGATTGGCTGTGGGTTAATGATGGTAATCCAGAAATTAAGCCAACTTTAGCAGCTAATTTAGAGAATTTATTACAACAGAAAAAAGGCAAAATAACCTATAAATCTGCTCAAGAAGTTCTCCTAGAATGTTATCTTGAAAAAGACCATTACGATCTAGTTGATATTGATGCTTTTGGTTCTCCTGCATCTCTGTTTAGTGCCATTCCTTTAGCCACTAAAATCGGTGGTTTAATTTATCTAACTAATACCGATGGACGGACGCTGACGGGTCATAATCTAGAAAATAGTTTAGCTGATTATGGAGCATCTGCTCGCAATCATCCGGCTGCCCACGAACAGGGATTAAGATTAATTATCGCCGGTTTGCAATTAGAATCGGCCCGGTTAGGTTTAGGAATTACGCCGATTTTTTCCTTTTTTTTCGGTCAAAGTTATCGGGTGATGGTGCGGTTAACGGCTAATAGACAATTAAATAGTCATAACTACGGTTTTCTCGGTTATTGTCATAGCTGCGGGGAATATCAATCAGTGCCTTGGCCGAAGTTAGGCAAGATAGTTTGTTCTGGGGACGGGCAACCTTTAACCTTAACTGGACCCTTGTGGTTAGGCAGTTTACACGATCGCTTTTATCTAGAAAAAATGGCAGATTTAGCCGAGCAATGGCAGTGGAAAAAGGTAGTTAAATTGCTAGAAATAATGAGGGAAGAAAACGATTTTCCTCCCTACTTTTATAGCTTTCGGGAAATTGGGAGAAGGGGCAAATTAGATCTACCCAAAAGGGAAGATTTAATTGCAGCTCTCTTAAAACAAGGTTATCGAGCCGCTGCCACCCATATTAACCCGCAAGCGGTGAAAACTAACGCTTCTTTAGCCCAATGTATCGCAATACTCAAGGGCTAA
- a CDS encoding DUF3119 family protein, which translates to MTTISPQEVTGTIELAPNYRIPLFLVILSLPLLFLQVWLGIIFSLLGLFLMFQTTRIRLQFTPTSLDVYLSGQQIRSFPYQEWQNWRIFWNKVPILFYFKEINSIHFLPIIFDSATLRLCLEKYYPLAASQAIDSEAN; encoded by the coding sequence ATGACAACTATTTCCCCGCAAGAAGTAACAGGAACGATCGAACTGGCTCCTAACTATCGAATTCCCCTGTTTTTGGTAATTTTATCGCTGCCATTGCTCTTTTTACAGGTCTGGCTCGGAATAATTTTCTCCCTGTTAGGCCTATTCTTGATGTTCCAGACTACCCGCATTCGTCTCCAGTTTACCCCTACCTCCTTAGATGTCTATCTGTCCGGGCAACAAATTCGCTCCTTTCCCTACCAAGAATGGCAAAATTGGCGGATTTTCTGGAATAAAGTCCCGATACTATTTTATTTCAAAGAAATTAACAGCATTCATTTTTTGCCCATTATCTTTGACAGCGCAACCCTGAGACTCTGCCTGGAAAAATACTATCCTTTAGCAGCATCGCAAGCGATCGACTCAGAAGCGAACTAA
- a CDS encoding metal ABC transporter ATP-binding protein translates to MQRTITVSHLGVYYRGVEALRDITLKIYPGRLTGIIGPNGAGKSTLIKAMLGLIPVQQGSVNYQGQSLQQQLDKVAYVPQRSQIDWTYPVTAWDVVMMGRVRKTGWFRPFSHISRQQALNALERVEMADLRHRPLGQLSGGQQQRVFLARSLAQEAEIFCFDEPFVGVDQKTEGILFNIFGELAQENKIVMVVNHDLGESITHFADLILLNKELILADQRSKVLTDFNLRRAYGGKVSFYDAMTPPDHRRSSLDYLDRLSKNNAIN, encoded by the coding sequence ATGCAAAGGACAATTACAGTTAGTCATCTAGGAGTATATTATCGCGGCGTGGAAGCCCTACGGGATATCACCCTGAAAATTTATCCAGGACGATTAACCGGTATTATCGGTCCCAACGGTGCGGGCAAAAGTACCCTGATCAAAGCCATGCTAGGATTAATTCCCGTACAACAGGGAAGCGTTAACTATCAAGGGCAATCTCTACAGCAACAACTGGATAAAGTCGCTTATGTTCCCCAAAGATCTCAAATCGACTGGACCTATCCCGTCACCGCTTGGGATGTGGTGATGATGGGGAGAGTCAGAAAAACGGGTTGGTTTCGTCCTTTTTCCCATATTAGTCGTCAACAGGCTTTAAATGCCCTAGAAAGGGTGGAAATGGCTGATTTACGCCATCGTCCCCTCGGTCAGTTGTCGGGGGGACAACAGCAAAGAGTCTTTTTAGCCAGATCTTTGGCCCAAGAAGCGGAGATTTTCTGTTTTGATGAACCTTTCGTTGGGGTAGATCAAAAAACCGAGGGGATTCTTTTTAATATCTTTGGTGAGTTAGCCCAAGAAAATAAAATTGTCATGGTGGTTAACCATGATTTAGGCGAATCTATCACCCATTTTGCTGATTTAATCCTCTTAAATAAAGAATTGATCCTCGCCGATCAACGATCTAAGGTCTTAACTGATTTTAATCTCCGGCGTGCATACGGGGGTAAAGTCTCCTTCTACGATGCCATGACACCACCAGATCATCGCCGATCGAGTCTCGATTATCTCGATCGCCTATCGAAAAACAATGCGATAAACTAG
- the rbfA gene encoding 30S ribosome-binding factor RbfA: MANDRRVSRVSSLIKREVSQMLLMEIKDDRVGAGMVSVTDVDLSHDLQHARIFVSIYGNKDAKAETMAGLKAAAGFVRRELGQRIRLRRTPEVVFLEDSSLERGDRMLHLLDHIKSDRPPEDDDSAISDQ; encoded by the coding sequence ATGGCTAACGACCGTCGAGTATCTCGCGTGTCCTCGCTAATTAAGCGCGAGGTCAGCCAAATGTTATTAATGGAAATTAAAGATGATCGCGTCGGTGCTGGTATGGTTAGCGTTACCGATGTGGATCTCTCCCACGACCTGCAACACGCTAGAATTTTTGTGTCTATCTACGGCAACAAAGATGCAAAGGCCGAAACTATGGCCGGGTTAAAAGCGGCCGCGGGATTCGTCCGGCGTGAACTGGGTCAACGCATCCGTCTCAGACGTACCCCCGAAGTGGTCTTCCTAGAAGATTCTTCCCTCGAACGCGGCGATCGAATGTTACACCTTCTTGATCATATTAAAAGCGATCGACCCCCAGAAGATGACGATTCCGCTATCAGTGACCAGTGA
- a CDS encoding DUF3086 domain-containing protein produces MNSEDFNVLPLDKMTDLPNESVEEFSFDDLWNDRPVENPLPSAIAPEGELVPPAQAQPLRAEIEALERQKQSLAAEISALKAERERLIAEELGDIKAQIERMLKEGVKDLEQRKQALELAIEQLERRRERIRQEMRSNFAGVSQDLAVRVQGFKDYLVGSLQDLAAAAEQLELPRFETPEKSPRPVEPPLRTEREENPRRSRGSQGRDDREESPRPPRTSNQGRDNWQEPRRSNRSGYESEPVGQSTPRQGFSDQNQRIQALLDRYRSRPDYYGPPWQLRRTFEPIHAERVQQWFFKQGGRGTVRGMGSRLQNILVASAIISIMAELQGDRFRSLVLANSPERLGEWRRGLQDCLGISRADFGPDRGIVLFESPEALIQKAERLIDDKYSPLIIIDDTEERLNFALLQFPYWLAFAPEPQQSSSYWY; encoded by the coding sequence ATGAATTCAGAAGATTTTAATGTTTTACCCCTTGACAAAATGACAGACTTACCCAATGAATCTGTCGAAGAATTTAGTTTTGATGATCTCTGGAACGATCGCCCAGTAGAGAATCCCCTGCCATCGGCAATCGCCCCCGAAGGCGAATTAGTTCCCCCAGCGCAGGCGCAACCCCTGCGGGCAGAAATCGAGGCTCTAGAACGGCAAAAACAGAGCCTAGCGGCAGAAATCTCGGCATTAAAAGCGGAAAGAGAACGCTTGATCGCCGAAGAACTCGGGGATATCAAAGCTCAAATCGAAAGAATGCTCAAGGAAGGCGTAAAAGACCTAGAACAACGCAAACAGGCTTTAGAATTGGCGATCGAACAGTTAGAACGCCGTCGTGAGCGCATTCGGCAGGAAATGCGGAGTAATTTCGCCGGAGTCTCCCAGGATCTAGCCGTGCGGGTTCAGGGATTTAAAGACTATCTGGTGGGCAGTTTACAGGATTTGGCCGCGGCTGCCGAACAGTTGGAATTACCCCGTTTTGAAACCCCCGAAAAATCCCCCCGACCCGTGGAACCTCCCCTGCGGACCGAACGGGAGGAAAACCCGCGCCGATCCCGTGGCAGTCAAGGCCGGGATGATCGCGAAGAAAGTCCCCGTCCCCCCCGTACCAGTAACCAGGGCCGGGATAATTGGCAAGAACCCCGTCGTTCTAACCGTTCGGGTTATGAATCGGAACCGGTGGGGCAATCCACCCCTAGACAGGGCTTTTCTGACCAAAATCAGCGCATCCAAGCTCTTTTAGACCGTTATCGCAGTCGTCCTGATTATTACGGTCCCCCTTGGCAACTACGGCGCACTTTTGAACCAATTCACGCCGAACGGGTGCAACAGTGGTTCTTTAAACAGGGGGGACGGGGTACTGTTCGCGGTATGGGCAGCCGTCTCCAGAATATTCTGGTGGCTTCGGCAATTATCTCGATTATGGCGGAATTACAGGGCGATCGCTTCCGTTCTCTCGTTCTGGCGAATAGTCCCGAACGTTTAGGCGAATGGCGGCGCGGTCTCCAAGATTGTCTCGGCATTTCCCGCGCCGATTTTGGACCAGACCGCGGCATCGTTCTCTTTGAGTCTCCCGAAGCTTTAATCCAAAAAGCGGAACGTTTAATCGACGATAAGTATTCACCGCTCATTATCATCGATGATACCGAAGAACGACTGAATTTCGCTCTTTTACAATTCCCCTACTGGTTAGCTTTTGCCCCTGAACCTCAACAAAGTTCTAGTTATTGGTATTAA
- a CDS encoding lipid-A-disaccharide synthase-related protein, whose product MKLLFLSNGHGEDEIAIRIIKRLQSSPHCPDITALPLVGNGYAYTRLGIPLLDRGQKMPSGGFITSDPKQLWRDLREGLLGLTSRQYRLVRNWGQERGKIVAVGDILPLALAWLSGTDYAFVGTAKSEYYLRDEQGWLDSSSMIDRLWGSYYYPWERWLMAHPRCRGVFPRDSLTSKILQQWSIAVVDGGNPMMDDLLPSITGDFPQDCLNILLLPGSRFPESLHNWQQILAAVAAMIGRFPDYKLEFLAAIAPSLPPESFTAALTSQGWREQSINKFICQEVFITISQRDYAEYLGRCHLAIAMAGTATEQFVGLGKPAITIAGSGPQFTPHFAKLQQRLLGCSILLGDSAESVPDKLEYLLQNPPKWQEIAVNGRQRMGSAGASDRIAQWLLGNFCP is encoded by the coding sequence GTGAAATTATTATTTTTGAGTAATGGCCACGGTGAAGATGAGATCGCAATCCGGATTATTAAAAGACTGCAATCATCTCCCCACTGTCCGGATATTACTGCTTTACCCCTAGTGGGTAACGGTTATGCTTATACTCGTCTGGGGATTCCCCTTCTCGATCGAGGTCAAAAAATGCCCTCTGGGGGTTTTATCACTAGCGATCCCAAACAATTATGGCGAGATCTGCGGGAGGGATTATTGGGATTAACCTCCCGTCAATACCGTCTGGTCAGAAATTGGGGCCAAGAAAGGGGAAAAATTGTCGCGGTGGGAGATATCTTACCCCTTGCCCTTGCTTGGTTGAGCGGGACAGATTATGCTTTTGTGGGAACGGCTAAATCAGAATACTATCTCCGGGATGAGCAGGGATGGTTAGATAGTAGCTCGATGATCGATCGCCTCTGGGGTTCCTATTATTATCCCTGGGAACGCTGGTTAATGGCTCATCCTCGCTGTCGGGGGGTTTTTCCCCGGGATAGTTTAACTAGCAAAATTTTACAACAGTGGTCAATTGCTGTTGTCGATGGGGGTAATCCGATGATGGATGACCTTTTACCCTCGATAACGGGCGATTTTCCCCAAGATTGCCTAAATATTCTGCTACTACCCGGTTCGCGCTTTCCCGAATCTCTCCACAATTGGCAGCAAATTCTCGCAGCTGTGGCGGCCATGATCGGCCGTTTTCCCGATTACAAGCTGGAATTTTTGGCAGCGATCGCTCCTTCTCTCCCCCCGGAATCTTTTACGGCTGCTTTAACTTCCCAGGGTTGGCGAGAACAAAGCATAAATAAGTTTATTTGTCAAGAAGTATTTATAACTATTTCTCAAAGGGATTACGCCGAATATTTAGGCCGTTGCCATCTAGCGATCGCCATGGCAGGAACTGCCACGGAACAGTTCGTCGGTTTGGGTAAACCGGCGATCACAATTGCGGGATCTGGACCACAATTTACTCCCCATTTTGCCAAACTGCAACAGCGTTTATTAGGCTGTTCAATTCTCTTAGGCGATAGTGCCGAGTCAGTGCCAGACAAGTTAGAATATTTATTACAAAATCCCCCAAAGTGGCAAGAAATCGCCGTTAATGGTCGTCAGAGAATGGGATCGGCCGGTGCATCCGATCGCATTGCCCAATGGTTACTAGGCAATTTTTGCCCTTAA
- the tsaE gene encoding tRNA (adenosine(37)-N6)-threonylcarbamoyltransferase complex ATPase subunit type 1 TsaE, with product MIIDLPDREATVNLGEKLGQTLASGSVILLKGDLGAGKTTLVQGIGLGLGIQEPIASPTFTLVNEYSEGRLPLYHLDLYRLQGQDIEALYLENYWQGIEVDLGIVAIEWSERLTFLPENYLEITLLDRGEQGRRALLNFVGGDEKNSDPAGIAIST from the coding sequence ATGATTATCGACTTACCCGATCGAGAAGCTACTGTCAATTTAGGGGAAAAACTGGGGCAAACCTTGGCCTCTGGCAGTGTAATTTTATTAAAAGGCGATTTGGGAGCGGGAAAAACCACCTTAGTACAGGGAATTGGCTTAGGATTGGGCATTCAAGAGCCTATAGCTAGTCCTACCTTCACCCTCGTTAACGAGTATAGCGAAGGCCGCCTTCCTTTGTATCATTTGGATTTGTATCGTTTGCAGGGTCAAGATATCGAGGCCCTGTACCTAGAAAATTATTGGCAGGGAATCGAGGTAGATTTAGGGATAGTGGCGATCGAATGGTCGGAACGTTTAACTTTTTTACCGGAAAATTATCTAGAGATTACTTTACTCGATCGAGGTGAGCAGGGACGACGAGCGCTGCTCAATTTTGTCGGTGGGGACGAAAAAAATAGCGACCCCGCAGGAATCGCTATCAGCACTTGA
- a CDS encoding glycoside hydrolase family 3 N-terminal domain-containing protein, whose translation MSDRILSLKERIGQMIVVRASGYLFDQQIRYPAWEPVNATLKHWLETLHLGGVILLGGSAAEIAFRSQQLQSWSSDNPLLIAADIEEGVGQRFSGATWFPPPMALGKIAEKSLTKATEYAREMGAITAKEALAIGINWILAPIVDVNNNPDNPVINIRSFAETPEIVANLAQAFILGADSYPVLTTAKHFPGHGDTSNDSHLDLPIINHDHHRLEAIELPPFQAAIESGVDSIMSGHLLIPAWDAEFPATLSSKILGEKLRQNLGFQGLIVTDALIMGGVTKIASAAALAVRAVQAGADILLMPPDPIEAIEAVYSAVQAGTISEARINDSWQRIQRAKEKLGQRQPSLESLSSLAAPQALEIVRDILKDSQTVSANLPIKATQGRNLIIIDDLLNCDFLDRSCPAVTIPRQWGYQTQIIDRSTFNQSLVSPETTLLQVFIRGNPFRGSAGLGEETKAIYQALLKTGQIQALIIYGSPYVFQWFRQQSGEIPYLFSYGQQPSAQKIALETIFEGPTSGENQTDTFV comes from the coding sequence GTGAGCGATCGCATTTTATCCCTAAAAGAACGTATTGGTCAGATGATAGTAGTCCGCGCTTCCGGCTATCTCTTTGACCAACAAATCCGCTATCCTGCTTGGGAACCCGTCAACGCCACCCTGAAACATTGGTTAGAAACCCTCCACCTCGGTGGGGTGATTCTATTAGGAGGCAGCGCCGCCGAAATCGCTTTCCGCAGCCAACAATTACAAAGTTGGTCCAGCGATAATCCTCTCCTCATCGCCGCCGATATCGAGGAGGGGGTCGGCCAAAGGTTTTCCGGCGCCACTTGGTTTCCCCCCCCAATGGCTTTAGGAAAAATAGCCGAAAAAAGCTTGACAAAAGCCACAGAATATGCTAGGGAAATGGGAGCAATTACCGCTAAGGAGGCCCTAGCGATCGGGATTAACTGGATTTTAGCCCCAATTGTCGATGTGAACAATAATCCCGACAATCCCGTTATCAATATTCGTTCCTTCGCTGAAACTCCCGAAATCGTCGCTAATCTAGCTCAAGCTTTTATTTTAGGGGCCGATTCCTATCCAGTTTTGACCACGGCCAAACATTTTCCCGGCCACGGTGACACCAGCAATGACTCCCATCTTGATCTTCCTATCATCAACCACGATCATCATCGCCTAGAAGCGATCGAATTGCCGCCCTTTCAAGCGGCGATCGAGTCGGGGGTTGATAGTATTATGTCAGGCCATCTGTTAATTCCCGCTTGGGATGCCGAGTTTCCCGCCACTCTTTCCTCGAAAATTCTCGGGGAAAAACTGCGCCAAAATCTCGGTTTTCAGGGTTTAATCGTCACCGATGCCCTGATTATGGGAGGAGTGACCAAAATTGCCAGCGCTGCCGCCCTAGCAGTGAGGGCGGTACAGGCGGGGGCCGATATACTGTTAATGCCTCCCGATCCGATCGAAGCGATCGAAGCGGTGTATAGTGCCGTGCAAGCGGGTACAATTAGCGAAGCCAGAATTAATGATTCTTGGCAGCGTATTCAACGAGCAAAAGAGAAATTAGGGCAAAGACAGCCATCCTTAGAATCCTTAAGCAGTTTAGCGGCACCGCAAGCTCTAGAGATTGTCAGGGATATTTTAAAAGATTCCCAAACAGTTAGCGCTAATTTACCGATTAAAGCCACTCAAGGCCGCAATTTAATCATTATCGATGATTTACTCAACTGTGACTTTCTTGATCGCTCTTGTCCGGCGGTGACAATTCCCCGACAATGGGGTTATCAAACCCAAATAATCGACCGTAGCACCTTTAATCAGTCCCTCGTCTCCCCAGAAACGACTCTCCTACAAGTATTTATCCGTGGTAATCCTTTTCGGGGTAGTGCCGGATTAGGGGAGGAAACAAAAGCTATCTATCAAGCTTTGCTGAAAACCGGACAAATTCAAGCATTGATTATTTATGGTAGTCCCTACGTTTTCCAGTGGTTTCGTCAACAAAGCGGAGAAATTCCCTATCTTTTCAGCTACGGACAACAACCAAGCGCCCAAAAAATCGCCCTAGAAACTATTTTTGAGGGGCCCACTAGCGGCGAAAATCAGACCGATACTTTCGTTTAA
- the aqpZ gene encoding aquaporin Z produces MKKYLAEFIGTFWLVLGGCGSAVLAAVFVGKAKSVVDGADFNIHLGISFVGVSLAFGLTVLTLAYAFGHISGGHFNPAVSFGLWAGKRFPGSELLPYIIAQVLGAILAAVIIYIIASGQPSFALGGSNPLATNGYGEHSPGGYSLFAALVTEVVLTFMFLIIILGSTDRRAPAGFAPIAIGLGLTLIHLISIPVTNTSVNPARSTGVALLCGNMALVGQLWLFWIAPIVGAVAAGFLYNSFFEETLEERRVRE; encoded by the coding sequence ATGAAAAAGTATCTAGCAGAGTTCATCGGGACGTTTTGGCTCGTTCTCGGTGGTTGCGGTAGTGCCGTTTTAGCGGCAGTATTTGTGGGTAAAGCCAAGAGTGTCGTAGATGGTGCTGATTTTAATATCCATCTGGGGATTTCTTTTGTGGGTGTGTCCCTTGCCTTCGGTTTAACCGTCCTCACTCTTGCCTACGCTTTCGGGCATATTTCGGGGGGACATTTTAATCCCGCCGTTTCCTTCGGTCTCTGGGCAGGTAAACGCTTCCCCGGTTCGGAACTACTTCCCTACATCATCGCTCAGGTTTTAGGGGCGATTTTAGCGGCGGTAATTATCTACATTATTGCCAGTGGTCAACCGAGTTTCGCTTTGGGAGGCAGCAATCCTCTGGCCACCAATGGTTACGGAGAACATTCTCCCGGTGGTTACAGTTTATTCGCCGCTTTGGTCACGGAAGTGGTCTTGACCTTCATGTTCTTAATTATCATTTTAGGTTCTACCGATCGACGCGCTCCGGCCGGTTTTGCTCCCATCGCCATTGGTTTAGGATTGACCTTAATTCACTTAATTAGCATTCCCGTGACCAATACCTCCGTTAACCCCGCTCGTAGTACTGGTGTCGCTCTTTTATGCGGTAATATGGCTCTCGTTGGTCAATTATGGTTATTCTGGATTGCTCCCATTGTGGGGGCCGTGGCGGCGGGTTTCCTCTACAATAGTTTCTTTGAAGAAACTTTAGAAGAAAGACGAGTTAGAGAATAA